In Musa acuminata AAA Group cultivar baxijiao chromosome BXJ2-10, Cavendish_Baxijiao_AAA, whole genome shotgun sequence, a genomic segment contains:
- the LOC135625200 gene encoding uncharacterized protein LOC135625200 codes for MAEEGFGAKVRVVRCPKCEKLLPELADFLVYRCGGCGTTLQAKKAVPGMGISPEKSDGENIKYLEVLEHNTEKKGIASNASTETDHEVGRAESRIRESLPHGKSMTEGEDSGLMNKLITSKLDSIPMENGTDTRNVTAFGKPEIESGRDTKLHVDEPRLPQPTLARRAEERDQAPRDTTVDVQPVPLLDEGPTDRHRNPSHVYCNGEGRSRQTMDDASKVGYLEQDRAKLLRMLDELRDQVQQTCEASDKKKASAPVDRMAGSSSCYGQHDHATWFPESSSSSYLNQSRCFPIPHDHNTAMLNFYSNVPIQSDIAGYGDPFVHKRVPFHLSSEYPQRQVDSFLYGQFEPDPVMPYYHDGFCHQPACSCLHCYQRPFSLPARAPPTVLGHQRTPYPVNNHEFYAVDGPSIFGTRSSNLRVGNAPLHRLEPRSHCRIKFSKNNARSCRPIDGAAPFTICSSCFELLQLPEKSLPLKKNKFKLRCGSCFKLMTIQYDGSRIVISAPTPDSHMSSVNNNSSLNSPVNGALSTDEKLVLPYIFTINDHEMIEKGHGQHLSESEKMHGFSLSSSTSGHADSPESVISQKDVPTSPGVPLEAQVISRVSSLPLREHFGYSLSDEAADGSGNGSGSKRSDHVRNLSLSGNFRQNSTKDVLVATERGLSEDEDLPAGLSQDSWDMASKDETQPRIIKAGDSFFAGLIKKSFRPFNQSVGHGRFKVSINNHQIPDRLVKKAEKQAGPIYHGDYWYDYRAGFWGVMGHPCLGIIPPFIEEFNYPMPKNCAGGNTGVLVNGRELHQKDLDLLIGRGLPVTRDCSYIIEISGKVWDESSGEEIDSLGKLAPTIEKVKHGFGMRVPKVFA; via the exons ATGGCAGAAGAGGGATTTGGAGCGAAGGTTCGTGTGGTGCGGTGCCCCAAATGCGAGAAACTTCTCCCAGAGCTCGCCGACTTCTTGGTGTACCGTTGCGGTGGATGCGGCACTACCCTGCAAG CCAAGAAAGCTGTTCCAGGCATGGGGATTTCGCCCGAGAAATCTGATGGGGAAAACATCAAATACCTTGAGGTGTTGGAGCATAATACAGAGAAGAAGGGGATCGCTTCAAACGCAAGCACTGAGACCGATCACGAGGTCGGTAGAGCTGAGAGCAGGATAAGGGAGTCACTACCGCATGGTAAATCCATGACTGAAGGTGAAGATAGTGGTCTGATGAATAAACTCATCACCTCAAAGTTGGACAGTATTCCCATGGAAAATGGAACCGACACCCGAAATGTGACTGCATTTGGTAAACCAGAGATAGAGAGTGGAAGAGACACCAAACTACATGTAGACGAACCTCGTTTACCTCAGCCAACACTAGCCCGGAGAGCCGAAGAGAGGGATCAAGCACCGAGAGATACCACGGTAGATGTTCAGCCTGTTCCTCTTCTTGATGAAGGCCCAACTGATCGTCATCGGAATCCAAGCCATGTTTACTGCAATGGTGAGGGTCGAAGTAGGCAGACCATGGATGATGCTAGCAAAGTAGGCTACCTTGAACAAGACAGAGCAAAGCTTCTGAGAATGCTTGATGAGCTGAGAGATCAAGTACAGCAAACTTGTGAGGCCTCAGACAAGAAGAAGGCAAGTGCTCCTGTGGATAGGATGGCAGGTTCGTCGAGTTGCTATGGCCAACATGACCATGCTACATGGTTTCCTGAGAgctcatcatcatcatacctGAATCAATCTCGTTGTTTCCCAATACCGCATGATCATAATACAGCCATGCTAAATTTTTATTCTAATGTGCCAATTCAGAGTGACATAGCTGGTTATGGGGATCCATTTGTTCATAAGAGAGTTCCCTTCCACCTATCCAGTGAGTATCCACAGAGACAAGTGGACAGTTTCCTTTATGGACAGTTTGAACCTGATCctgttatgccttactatcatgatGGTTTCTGTCATCAGCCCGCGTGCTCATGTTTGCATTGCTACCAGAGACCATTTTCGCTTCCTGCAAGAGCCCCACCGACAGTCTTGGGTCATCAGAGGACTCCATATCCTGTCAATAATCATGAGTTCTATGCAGTTGATGGTCCCTCAATTTTTGGTACCAGAAGCTCTAATTTAAGGGTCGGTAATGCCCCCTTGCATAGACTAGAGCCAAGATCACACTGTAGAATCAAGTTCAGCAAGAATAATGCACGATCCTGTCGACCCATTGATGGTGCTGCCCCATTTACTATTTGTTCTAGTTGTTTTGAACTGCTGCAACTACCTGAAAAATCCTTGCCGCTGAAAAAGAATAAGTTTAAGCTGCGTTGTGGATCTTGCTTTAAGTTAATGACAATCCAGTATGATGGAAGCAGGATCGTTATATCTGCCCCCACTCCAGACTCGCATATGTCTTCTGTGAATAATAACTCCTCCCTTAATAGCCCAGTCAATGGTGCCCTGTCGACTGATGAAAAACTAGTTCTGCCTTACATTTTCACAATtaatgatcatgagatgattgaaaaGGGACACGGTCAACACTTGAGTGAATCAGAAAAAATGCATGGTTTCTCCTTGTCATCTAGTACATCTGGACATGCTGACAGCCCAGAAAGTGTGATTTCGCAGAAGGATGTTCCTACCTCACCTGGGGTCCCTTTAGAAGCTCAGGTGATTTCTCGAGTTTCAAGTTTGCCACTTCGTGAACATTTTGGCTACTCACTGTCTGATGAAGCAGCTGATGGATCTGGAAATGGAAGCGGGAGTAAACGTTCTGATCATGTGAGAAATCTATCATTAAGTGGAAACTTCAGGCAAAATTCAACAAAAGATGTACTAGTGGCTACTGAGAGGGGCTTGTCAGAGGATGAGGATTTACCTGCTGGTTTGTCTCAAGATTCATGGGATATGGCAAGTAAAGATGAAACTCAACCTAGGATCATCAAGGCTGGTGATTCATTCTTTGCTGGCCTTATAAAGAAGAGCTTTCGGCCTTTTAACCAATCAGTAGGTCATGGTAGATTTAAAGTTTCAATTAACAATCACCAAATCCCTGATCGTCTAGTTAAAAAGGCTGAAAAGCAAGCCGGTCCAATCTATCATGGTGATTATTG GTATGACTACCGTGCTGGATTTTGGGGTGTGATGGGGCATCCATGTCTTGGGATAATTCCT CCATTTATTGAAGAATTCAATTATCCTATGCCCAAGAACTGTGCCGGGGGAAATACTGGTGTTCTTGTGAATGGGAGAGAACTTCATCAGAAGGATTTGGATTTGCTCATTGGTCGAGGATTGCCAGTGACCAGAGATTGTTCCTATATAATTGAGATTTCTGGTAAAGTCTGGGATGAGTCATCTGGTGAAGAGATAGATAGTCTTGGCAAACTTGCTCCAAC AATTGAGAAGGTGAAGCATGGTTTTGGCATGCGTGTCCCCAAAGTGTTTGCTTAA